The following are encoded in a window of Brockia lithotrophica genomic DNA:
- the leuB gene encoding 3-isopropylmalate dehydrogenase gives MLSYGSSGPDAPQTSARPRLDLLVLPGDGIGPEVVREGVLLLRELEPSLPAELHIREGAIGGAAVDEVGDPLPADTLSAALSAGAVFLGAVGGPRWENLPAERRPEQGLLRLRKEMRVFANLRPLRLPPELSFLSPLRLEILGEGGLDVLIVRELVGGIYFGEPRGIFVEGGERVAVDTLRYREEEIARVVDVAFRIARTQGKPLASVDKANVLASSRLWREVVEAKRAEYPDVPVRHVLVDAFAMDLVRRPTAYGVVVTENLFGDILSDLGGALVGSLGLLPSASLSEGGPHLYEPVHGSAPDIAGQGIANPAGMLLTVAMFLRHTLAAEDAASAVEAAVFATIARGRVTPDLAEACRRAHASGRCPAPEVLSTAEFGAAVREEVLRRVMRERG, from the coding sequence ATGCTTTCGTACGGTTCTTCCGGTCCGGATGCACCCCAGACATCTGCCCGTCCCCGCCTCGACCTTCTCGTTTTGCCCGGAGACGGCATCGGTCCCGAGGTCGTGCGGGAAGGCGTGCTCCTCCTTCGGGAACTCGAACCTTCCTTACCCGCAGAGCTTCACATCCGCGAGGGCGCGATCGGCGGTGCCGCCGTCGACGAGGTCGGGGATCCCCTTCCCGCCGACACCCTCTCCGCCGCTCTGTCGGCGGGAGCCGTCTTTCTCGGCGCCGTCGGGGGGCCGCGCTGGGAAAACTTGCCCGCCGAAAGGCGCCCGGAGCAGGGGCTTCTCCGCCTCCGCAAGGAGATGCGCGTCTTTGCCAACCTTCGCCCGCTCCGGCTCCCTCCGGAACTTTCCTTCCTTTCCCCCCTTCGTCTTGAAATCCTCGGCGAAGGCGGCCTCGACGTCCTCATCGTCCGCGAACTCGTGGGAGGGATTTACTTCGGCGAACCGCGGGGGATCTTCGTCGAAGGGGGCGAGCGTGTGGCCGTGGACACGCTCCGCTACCGGGAGGAGGAAATCGCCCGCGTCGTCGACGTCGCCTTCCGCATCGCCCGCACGCAGGGGAAGCCCCTCGCTTCCGTGGACAAGGCAAACGTCCTCGCCTCGAGCCGCCTGTGGCGGGAAGTCGTCGAAGCGAAGCGGGCGGAGTATCCAGACGTACCCGTGCGGCACGTGCTCGTCGACGCCTTTGCCATGGACCTCGTCCGAAGGCCTACGGCCTACGGCGTCGTCGTCACGGAAAACCTCTTCGGCGACATCTTGAGCGACCTCGGGGGTGCACTCGTCGGTTCCCTCGGGCTTCTGCCGTCGGCGAGTCTGAGCGAGGGTGGACCTCACCTCTACGAACCCGTGCACGGTTCCGCACCGGACATCGCCGGCCAAGGAATCGCAAACCCTGCGGGAATGCTCCTCACCGTGGCGATGTTCCTGCGGCACACGCTTGCGGCGGAGGATGCAGCGTCGGCCGTAGAGGCGGCTGTCTTCGCCACCATCGCCCGTGGACGGGTGACGCCGGACCTCGCGGAGGCCTGTCGGCGGGCACACGCCTCGGGCCGGTGCCCCGCTCCCGAAGTCCTTTCGACGGCGGAATTCGGGGCCGCCGTACGCGAAGAAGTCCTGCGCAGGGTCATGCGAGAACGGGGGTGA
- the leuC gene encoding 3-isopropylmalate dehydratase large subunit — MAAKNIVDKIWEAHTVVHGEGGVDLLYIDLHLVHEVTSPQAFEGLRLAGRRVRRPDRTFATIDHNVPTDDPHTFTDEIAKRQVEALRENARTFGITLFDLDDPRRGIVHVIGPELGLTWPGMTVVCGDSHTSTHGAFGALAFGIGTSEVEHVLATQTLWQKRPKTMEVRLVGKRRPGVTAKDIILAFIARFGPDVGQGYAIEYTGEVVRAMSMEERMTLCNMSIEAGARAGLVSPDATTVEYLRGRPYVPSGAAFEELARIWLSFASDPGATYDRVLEFDVSDVRPFVTWGTHPGLGVPLGAVVPEPSQDPARRPQELRALEYMGLEPGTPLSEVGVDVVFIGSCTNGRLEDLRLAAQVVRGRKVHPGVRALVVPGSMGVKLRAEAEGLDRIFREAGFEWRYPGCSMCLGMNPDIVPPKKRAVSTSNRNFEGRQGRDARTHLASPPVAALAAILGRIPTEEELLEALGLAEREGA, encoded by the coding sequence GTGGCGGCAAAGAACATCGTCGACAAGATCTGGGAGGCACACACGGTCGTCCACGGAGAGGGTGGCGTCGACCTCCTCTACATCGACCTCCACCTCGTGCACGAGGTCACGTCGCCCCAGGCGTTTGAAGGCCTTCGCCTCGCGGGGCGGCGCGTGCGGCGGCCGGACCGCACGTTTGCCACGATCGACCACAACGTCCCGACGGACGACCCGCACACCTTTACGGACGAAATCGCCAAGCGTCAGGTGGAGGCGTTGCGGGAAAACGCCCGGACCTTTGGAATCACGCTTTTCGACCTCGACGATCCGCGTCGGGGAATCGTACACGTGATCGGCCCCGAGCTCGGCCTCACTTGGCCGGGGATGACCGTCGTGTGCGGCGACAGCCACACGTCCACCCACGGAGCCTTCGGCGCCCTCGCCTTTGGCATCGGGACGAGCGAAGTGGAACACGTGCTCGCCACCCAAACGCTCTGGCAGAAGCGCCCCAAGACGATGGAAGTTCGCCTCGTAGGGAAGCGCCGTCCCGGGGTGACGGCAAAGGACATCATCCTCGCCTTCATCGCCCGCTTCGGTCCCGACGTCGGGCAGGGGTACGCCATCGAGTACACGGGCGAGGTCGTCCGGGCGATGAGCATGGAGGAACGGATGACCCTCTGCAACATGAGCATCGAGGCGGGTGCGCGCGCCGGCCTCGTCTCCCCCGACGCGACGACCGTGGAGTACCTGCGGGGACGGCCGTACGTCCCCTCGGGAGCGGCGTTCGAGGAGCTCGCCCGGATCTGGCTCTCCTTCGCTTCCGATCCCGGTGCGACGTACGATCGCGTCCTCGAGTTCGACGTTTCCGACGTGCGCCCGTTCGTGACGTGGGGGACGCATCCGGGGCTGGGGGTTCCCTTGGGGGCAGTGGTGCCTGAGCCCTCTCAGGACCCTGCCCGTCGCCCGCAGGAGCTCCGCGCCCTCGAGTACATGGGCCTCGAACCGGGGACACCCCTTTCCGAGGTGGGGGTCGACGTCGTGTTCATCGGTTCGTGCACGAACGGCCGTCTAGAAGACCTGCGCCTGGCCGCGCAGGTCGTGCGCGGCCGCAAGGTGCACCCAGGTGTGCGGGCGCTCGTCGTCCCGGGGTCCATGGGCGTCAAGCTTCGCGCGGAGGCGGAAGGGCTCGACCGCATCTTCCGCGAGGCCGGATTCGAGTGGCGTTACCCGGGCTGCAGCATGTGCCTGGGGATGAACCCCGACATCGTCCCGCCCAAAAAGCGCGCCGTCTCCACGTCCAACCGAAACTTCGAAGGACGCCAAGGCCGCGACGCCCGCACGCACCTCGCAAGCCCCCCTGTCGCAGCTCTCGCCGCGATTCTCGGGCGGATTCCCACCGAAGAAGAGCTCCTCGAGGCCCTCGGGCTTGCGGAACGGGAGGGCGCCTAA
- the leuD gene encoding 3-isopropylmalate dehydratase small subunit produces MEPFLRHTGHVLPVDRAHVDTDQIVPKQFLKRIERTGYGAFLFYNWRYRADGTPDPSCLLNDPAYAGASILLARENFGSGSSREHAVWAIRDYGFRAVIAPSFADIFYTNAVKNGLLPVRLAPEEVDELFRLARRGRLTLTVDLVAQKVHVVRVGDEAPVEPRSFSFAISPVEKDRLTSGLDDIALTERHLAAIERFERERDVYRNFAYPTPPVS; encoded by the coding sequence GTGGAACCCTTTCTCCGGCATACGGGGCACGTGCTGCCCGTCGACCGCGCCCACGTGGACACGGACCAGATCGTGCCCAAGCAGTTTTTAAAGCGCATCGAGCGGACGGGGTACGGCGCCTTCCTCTTTTACAATTGGCGGTACCGCGCCGACGGTACGCCCGACCCTTCCTGTCTTCTCAACGATCCGGCATACGCCGGGGCTTCGATCCTCCTCGCGCGGGAGAACTTCGGGAGCGGGTCTTCGCGCGAGCACGCCGTGTGGGCGATTCGCGACTACGGCTTTCGCGCGGTGATCGCCCCCTCCTTTGCCGACATCTTCTACACGAACGCCGTAAAGAACGGCCTTCTTCCCGTACGGCTTGCGCCCGAGGAGGTGGACGAGCTCTTTCGCCTTGCGCGCCGCGGCCGCCTCACCCTCACCGTGGACTTGGTGGCGCAGAAGGTCCACGTCGTGCGCGTCGGGGACGAGGCGCCGGTGGAACCCCGCTCGTTTTCGTTTGCGATTTCTCCCGTGGAAAAGGACCGCCTCACGAGCGGACTCGACGACATCGCCCTTACGGAGCGCCATCTCGCCGCCATCGAACGCTTCGAGCGCGAACGGGACGTCTACCGGAATTTCGCCTATCCGACGCCGCCCGTATCGTGA
- the ilvA gene encoding threonine ammonia-lyase has protein sequence MYNEGERLEDGDGGDGDYAVTPQDVFAARARLAGVVHRTPFKGSRTLSERFGASIYLKLENLQRTGSYKIRGAYNKLATLPEPQRARGVIAASAGNHAQGVAWSARTFGVPCIIVMPETAPLAKIQATESYGARVVLHGKGYDDAYEHALRLAEREGYTFVHAFDDPAVIAGQGTVAVEMWEDVKDLDLVLVPVGGGGLISGIAVALKFLRPDVRVVGVQAQGAPALALSFRAGRRIVLSDVHTIADGIAVRAPGEITFRLIRDLVDDFVVVRETDIVRAISFALEREKLLLEGAGAVTLAALLAAADALGVRGKTVGLVLSGGNIDLTRLSTLLARAAQDEEERKGETPPSPAPERTSRDAPEVHEISP, from the coding sequence GTGTACAATGAAGGGGAAAGACTCGAGGACGGTGATGGCGGAGATGGGGATTACGCGGTAACGCCGCAGGACGTCTTTGCTGCCCGCGCGCGGCTCGCGGGCGTCGTCCACCGGACGCCCTTCAAGGGGTCGCGCACGCTTTCGGAGCGCTTCGGCGCGTCGATCTACCTGAAGCTGGAGAACCTCCAGCGCACGGGGTCGTACAAGATCCGCGGCGCCTACAACAAGCTCGCGACGCTGCCCGAGCCCCAGCGCGCCCGCGGGGTGATCGCCGCCTCGGCAGGGAACCACGCCCAAGGCGTAGCCTGGAGTGCCCGTACCTTTGGCGTACCCTGCATCATCGTGATGCCCGAGACCGCCCCCCTTGCCAAGATCCAGGCGACGGAGTCCTACGGGGCGCGCGTTGTCCTGCACGGGAAGGGGTACGACGACGCCTACGAGCACGCCCTGCGCCTCGCGGAACGCGAAGGGTATACGTTTGTCCACGCCTTCGACGACCCGGCGGTGATCGCCGGACAGGGAACGGTTGCCGTGGAGATGTGGGAGGACGTCAAGGACCTCGACCTCGTCCTCGTTCCCGTCGGCGGAGGCGGGCTCATTTCCGGCATCGCCGTCGCCCTCAAGTTTTTGCGCCCGGATGTGCGCGTCGTCGGCGTACAGGCGCAAGGAGCGCCCGCCTTGGCCCTTTCCTTTCGCGCCGGGCGCCGCATCGTGCTTTCGGACGTACACACGATTGCGGACGGGATCGCCGTGCGCGCGCCGGGGGAGATCACCTTTCGCCTGATTCGCGACCTGGTCGACGACTTCGTCGTCGTCCGCGAGACGGACATCGTCCGGGCGATATCCTTTGCCCTCGAGCGCGAGAAGCTCCTCCTCGAAGGAGCGGGGGCGGTCACCCTCGCCGCCCTCCTCGCCGCCGCCGACGCCCTGGGTGTGCGGGGCAAGACGGTCGGGCTCGTCTTGAGTGGCGGCAACATCGATTTGACCCGTCTGTCCACGCTCCTCGCCCGTGCCGCGCAGGACGAAGAGGAGCGCAAGGGCGAAACGCCGCCTTCCCCGGCACCGGAGCGTACTTCCCGGGACGCTCCGGAGGTTCACGAGATTTCTCCGTAG
- a CDS encoding DUF378 domain-containing protein, with amino-acid sequence MRTAVLILLIIGGLNWLLYGLFQWDLVGGLLGGMTSWWARAVYVLVGLAALYAFSFLAEEPRERREEGRHAAGTA; translated from the coding sequence GTGCGCACGGCGGTGCTCATCCTCCTCATCATCGGAGGGTTGAACTGGCTTCTGTACGGGCTCTTTCAGTGGGATCTCGTGGGCGGCCTCTTGGGCGGAATGACGTCGTGGTGGGCGCGGGCCGTGTACGTCCTCGTCGGCTTGGCGGCCCTCTACGCCTTTTCCTTCCTCGCCGAAGAGCCGCGGGAGCGGCGCGAGGAAGGCCGCCATGCGGCCGGTACCGCCTAA
- a CDS encoding class I SAM-dependent rRNA methyltransferase: MPYAKRPFPRVTLKRERRRRLEQGHPWVFRTEVARVEGDPAPGDLVDVVNHEGVFLAHGFINPLAPQILVRILTYDPAEAVDEGFFLRRIREALRYRERLFGDLHAARIVFGEADFLPGLVVDKFADVLSVQILAYGMEVRKEYIRGALVELLRPRGIYLRNDVPVRAVEGLPLETGVWYGEVPERVEIREHGLRFLVDVQSGHKTGYFLDQRENRAAIAPFMRGPDGEGAEVLDCFSHTGAFAVHAAHFGARRVLAVDVSEASLALARENARINGVDGRVEFRRANCFDELRRLEAEGARFDVVILDPPAFAKHRRALEGALRGYKEINLRALRLLRDGGFLITASCSQPVSRETFLATILAAAQDARKLLRLVEFRTAARDHPVLLGAEETNYLKFAVFEVRNRGA; encoded by the coding sequence ATGCCGTACGCCAAGCGTCCCTTTCCCCGCGTGACGCTTAAGCGCGAGCGGCGCCGCCGCCTCGAACAAGGTCACCCGTGGGTATTCCGCACCGAAGTTGCACGCGTAGAGGGCGATCCCGCCCCCGGAGACCTCGTCGACGTCGTAAACCACGAGGGCGTCTTCCTCGCCCACGGATTCATCAACCCCCTTGCCCCGCAGATCCTCGTGCGCATCCTCACCTACGATCCCGCCGAGGCGGTAGACGAGGGCTTTTTCCTCCGCCGGATCCGCGAAGCGCTGCGGTATCGCGAGCGCCTCTTCGGCGACCTCCACGCCGCGCGCATCGTCTTCGGCGAAGCGGACTTCCTCCCCGGCCTCGTGGTGGACAAGTTCGCCGACGTCCTGTCGGTGCAGATCCTCGCCTATGGGATGGAGGTGCGGAAGGAGTACATCCGAGGGGCACTCGTCGAGCTCCTCCGTCCGCGAGGGATCTACCTCCGGAACGACGTTCCCGTGCGCGCGGTGGAGGGCCTGCCGCTGGAGACCGGGGTGTGGTACGGCGAAGTGCCGGAGCGCGTGGAGATCCGCGAACACGGCCTTCGCTTTCTCGTGGACGTCCAAAGCGGGCACAAGACCGGATACTTTCTCGATCAGCGGGAAAACCGAGCGGCGATCGCACCCTTCATGCGCGGACCGGATGGGGAGGGGGCCGAGGTGCTCGACTGCTTTTCCCATACGGGCGCCTTTGCCGTGCACGCCGCCCATTTCGGCGCGCGTCGCGTCCTCGCTGTGGACGTGTCGGAAGCGTCCCTCGCCCTGGCGCGCGAAAACGCCCGCATAAACGGCGTAGACGGCCGCGTCGAGTTTCGCCGGGCAAACTGCTTCGACGAACTGCGACGGCTCGAGGCGGAGGGCGCCCGTTTCGACGTCGTCATCCTCGACCCGCCCGCGTTTGCCAAGCATCGCCGCGCGCTCGAAGGGGCGCTTCGCGGGTACAAGGAGATCAACCTGCGGGCCCTCCGCCTCCTGCGCGACGGCGGCTTTCTCATCACCGCTTCATGCTCTCAGCCTGTGTCTCGGGAGACGTTCCTCGCCACGATTCTCGCGGCTGCCCAGGATGCGCGGAAACTCCTCCGCCTCGTGGAATTCCGCACCGCCGCGCGCGATCATCCCGTCCTCCTCGGAGCCGAGGAGACGAATTACCTCAAATTTGCCGTCTTCGAGGTACGGAATCGTGGTGCGTGA
- a CDS encoding histidine triad nucleotide-binding protein gives MSQDCIFCKIARKEAPATVVYEDEDVLAFRDINPIAPVHVLVIPKKHVEKLSDFDPEAERDLWAKLLRAVQKVAELTGVKDSGYRVVINEGPHGQQTVFHLHLHVIGGRQLRWTM, from the coding sequence GTGAGCCAAGATTGCATCTTCTGCAAGATCGCCCGCAAGGAAGCTCCGGCTACGGTGGTCTACGAAGACGAAGACGTGCTCGCCTTTCGCGACATCAATCCCATCGCCCCCGTACACGTCCTCGTCATCCCTAAGAAACACGTCGAGAAGCTGAGCGACTTCGACCCTGAGGCAGAACGGGATCTCTGGGCAAAGCTCCTTCGCGCCGTGCAGAAGGTCGCCGAACTTACAGGAGTGAAGGACTCCGGCTACCGCGTTGTGATCAACGAAGGCCCCCACGGGCAACAGACCGTGTTTCACCTCCACCTCCACGTGATCGGCGGCCGGCAGCTTCGCTGGACGATGTAG
- the dnaG gene encoding DNA primase yields the protein MPLSPEFVERVRAANPIEEVVGEYVQLKRQGKNLMGLCPFHEEKTPSFSVSPDKQLFYCFGCHRGGDVVKFLMELEGLTYVEALRKLAARAGIPWPEDEGVRSDPEAERRARLFALLDLAGEYYHRVLVNTRCGKTAREYLQGRGLSPETWRRYRLGYAPPAEGCPAERIPSLVDFLRRRGYRDDEMRAAGLVTGGEEGEGSDGEGRGGSPLRDRMSGRVVLPLQDLEGRIVAFSGRLLGDRPRQPKYLNTPETELFRKGNFLFHLFHARGKIRREGYAVLVEGPMDALTLAQAGLENVVASQGTAFTEEMLRLLRRFAPRVVLVYDGDDSGREAAASVGRDLARAGFDVRIALLPDGLDPDEFVRRFGIERFREEAIGRAEGYVAFRLRLLERGHDLRDPQDRVAYLRAALAVLAELGDSFLAEETARDLAARLGRPVEEVLGMLHEARRALSSARERRSSAFFGPGVRLAGKHRETRPRIGTTEPPPGVAPLRAETLLMRALLEAPARIPEVLEALGMRLLLPEDEILLAELHALDAEEGERAVASTAVERAARLLGRLSEEKARERLLELMRREDVREPINEEVFWDWVERVREELDVRTRLPALEAAYREAVASGNAVEASRLAKEILALRRKHASGKGVAVGRQFPRREG from the coding sequence ATGCCCCTGTCTCCGGAGTTCGTCGAACGGGTGCGCGCTGCCAACCCCATCGAAGAAGTGGTGGGGGAGTACGTGCAGCTCAAACGCCAGGGGAAGAACCTCATGGGCCTCTGCCCATTCCACGAGGAAAAGACGCCGTCCTTTTCCGTCTCTCCGGACAAGCAGCTCTTCTACTGCTTTGGCTGCCACCGTGGGGGGGACGTGGTGAAGTTTCTCATGGAGCTGGAGGGTCTCACGTACGTAGAGGCCCTGCGCAAGCTCGCGGCACGGGCAGGAATTCCCTGGCCCGAAGACGAAGGGGTACGTAGCGATCCGGAAGCCGAAAGGCGTGCACGCCTCTTCGCCCTTCTCGACCTCGCGGGGGAGTATTACCACCGCGTTTTAGTGAACACCCGTTGTGGAAAGACTGCAAGGGAATATCTCCAAGGGCGCGGCCTTTCTCCGGAAACGTGGCGGCGGTACCGCCTGGGCTATGCCCCTCCCGCGGAAGGTTGTCCTGCAGAAAGGATCCCTTCCCTCGTAGATTTTCTCCGTCGGCGGGGATACCGGGACGACGAGATGCGGGCGGCCGGCCTCGTGACGGGTGGAGAAGAGGGAGAAGGGTCCGACGGAGAAGGACGCGGGGGTTCTCCGCTGCGGGACCGCATGTCCGGTCGCGTCGTGCTCCCCCTTCAGGATCTCGAAGGTCGGATCGTCGCCTTCAGCGGACGCCTCCTCGGGGATCGGCCGCGACAGCCCAAGTATCTCAACACCCCAGAGACGGAGCTCTTTCGCAAGGGAAACTTCCTCTTCCACCTCTTCCACGCCCGCGGAAAGATCCGCCGAGAGGGCTACGCGGTGCTCGTCGAGGGTCCGATGGACGCCCTCACCTTGGCGCAGGCGGGTCTCGAAAACGTCGTCGCCTCGCAGGGTACGGCGTTTACGGAGGAAATGCTTCGGCTCCTCCGGCGGTTCGCCCCCCGCGTGGTCCTCGTTTATGACGGCGACGATTCGGGAAGGGAGGCGGCCGCCTCGGTGGGTCGGGACCTCGCCCGGGCGGGGTTCGACGTGCGCATCGCCCTCCTTCCGGACGGGCTCGACCCGGACGAATTCGTCCGGCGCTTCGGGATCGAGCGCTTTCGGGAGGAGGCGATCGGGCGGGCCGAAGGGTACGTGGCGTTTCGGCTCCGCCTTTTGGAGCGCGGGCACGACCTCCGCGACCCGCAGGACCGAGTGGCCTACCTGCGGGCGGCGCTTGCGGTTTTGGCGGAGCTGGGGGACTCCTTTTTGGCGGAAGAGACCGCCCGCGACCTCGCGGCGCGCCTCGGCCGTCCTGTGGAAGAGGTTCTCGGCATGTTGCACGAAGCGCGGCGCGCGCTTTCCTCTGCCCGCGAGAGGCGCTCCTCGGCCTTCTTTGGGCCGGGAGTTCGCTTGGCGGGCAAGCATAGGGAAACGCGCCCGCGCATAGGAACGACTGAACCTCCGCCGGGTGTGGCCCCCTTGCGGGCGGAGACGCTTCTCATGCGGGCCCTTCTCGAGGCCCCTGCGCGCATCCCCGAGGTTTTGGAAGCGCTCGGAATGCGCCTCCTCCTTCCGGAGGACGAAATCCTCCTTGCAGAACTCCACGCCCTCGACGCCGAAGAAGGAGAACGCGCGGTGGCGTCGACCGCCGTGGAGCGGGCTGCCCGACTTTTGGGCCGGCTTTCGGAGGAGAAGGCGCGCGAGCGGCTTCTCGAACTCATGCGCCGGGAAGACGTGCGGGAGCCGATAAACGAAGAGGTGTTTTGGGATTGGGTGGAACGCGTACGGGAAGAGCTCGACGTGCGCACGCGATTGCCCGCATTGGAGGCGGCTTACCGGGAGGCGGTCGCCTCGGGCAACGCGGTCGAGGCCTCCCGTTTGGCCAAAGAGATCCTCGCGCTCAGGCGCAAACACGCGAGCGGGAAAGGCGTAGCCGTAGGACGGCAGTTCCCGCGAAGGGAGGGATGA
- the rpoD gene encoding RNA polymerase sigma factor RpoD produces the protein MSETLGTSGDSARETVSELQGDLERAKAELIELGKEQGYLTIQAITEKLAPFDISSEALDEFYEKLADLGIEVVHTADERDLFTDFDPDDLDTLQRELEDPELALPPGFKINDPVRMYLKEIGRVPLLTPEEEVELAKRIEQGDEEAKRRLTEANLRLVVSIAKRYVGRGMLFLDLIQEGNLGLLKAVEKFDYRKGYKFSTYATWWIRQAITRAIADQARTIRIPVHMVETINKMVRVSRQLLQELGREPTAEEIAREMGITPERVREIQKIAQEPVSLETPIGEEDDSHLGDFIEDQDAVSPVDAASYELLKEQLEKVLDELSEREENVLRLRFGLDDGKMRTLEEVGKVFGVTRERIRQIEAKALRKLRHPSRSKKLRDFLE, from the coding sequence ATGTCCGAGACGCTCGGAACGTCCGGAGATTCCGCTCGGGAAACGGTATCCGAGCTGCAGGGCGACCTCGAACGGGCAAAGGCCGAGCTCATCGAGCTCGGAAAGGAGCAGGGGTACCTCACGATTCAGGCCATCACGGAAAAACTCGCCCCCTTCGACATCTCGAGCGAAGCCCTCGACGAGTTTTACGAAAAGCTCGCCGATCTCGGAATCGAGGTCGTCCACACGGCGGACGAGCGCGACCTCTTCACCGACTTCGACCCCGACGACCTCGATACGCTGCAGAGGGAGCTCGAAGATCCCGAGCTCGCCCTGCCGCCGGGATTTAAGATCAACGATCCCGTGCGGATGTACCTCAAGGAAATCGGGCGCGTTCCCCTCCTCACCCCCGAAGAGGAGGTCGAGCTCGCCAAGCGGATCGAGCAGGGAGACGAAGAGGCGAAGCGCCGCCTTACGGAGGCAAACCTCCGCCTCGTCGTGAGCATCGCCAAGCGCTACGTCGGCCGAGGGATGCTCTTCCTCGACCTCATTCAGGAGGGGAACCTCGGCCTCCTCAAGGCGGTGGAGAAGTTCGACTACCGCAAGGGGTACAAGTTCTCCACCTACGCCACGTGGTGGATTCGCCAGGCGATCACGCGGGCGATTGCCGATCAGGCGCGGACGATCCGCATCCCCGTGCACATGGTGGAGACGATCAACAAGATGGTCCGGGTGTCGCGTCAACTCCTCCAAGAGCTCGGACGCGAGCCGACGGCGGAGGAAATCGCCCGGGAAATGGGGATCACGCCGGAGCGGGTGCGGGAAATCCAAAAGATCGCCCAAGAACCCGTTTCTCTGGAAACCCCAATCGGCGAGGAAGACGACTCCCACCTGGGGGACTTCATCGAAGACCAAGACGCCGTCTCGCCCGTGGACGCGGCGTCCTACGAGCTCCTCAAGGAACAACTCGAAAAGGTGCTCGACGAGCTTTCCGAACGCGAAGAAAACGTCCTCCGCCTCCGCTTCGGCCTCGACGACGGGAAGATGCGGACGCTCGAGGAGGTGGGGAAGGTCTTCGGCGTAACGCGGGAGCGGATCCGTCAGATCGAGGCCAAGGCCTTGCGGAAGCTGCGGCATCCGAGCCGAAGCAAAAAGCTTCGGGACTTCCTCGAATGA
- a CDS encoding tRNA (adenine(22)-N(1))-methyltransferase — MGRLSPRLSALVRWIEPGSRLADVGTDHALLPRALLRSGRIVRAVGIDVLPHVVRDLQGELRREGFGEELEVRRGSGLSPLAPGEVDIVVIAGLGAETVRAILEEAGEKLATYRRLLVVPTDEAGPLRRWFYRHDIPLIDEEVVWDGGRGYEILVASLAEFGDRTAARAPYDALLPHPLHLLFALGPHLYVRRPKAWCALWKVRLSRRAARLASTARARTPEGVRRHRRFRAAYDLLRRALGTENFSCESSDT, encoded by the coding sequence ATGGGCCGACTATCTCCGCGTCTGTCTGCCCTTGTGCGGTGGATCGAGCCGGGTTCGCGCCTCGCCGACGTCGGAACGGATCACGCCCTACTCCCGCGCGCTCTCCTCCGAAGCGGTCGCATCGTTCGCGCCGTGGGCATAGACGTGTTGCCCCACGTGGTGCGGGATTTACAAGGAGAACTTCGGCGCGAGGGGTTCGGTGAGGAGCTGGAAGTGCGCAGAGGCAGCGGCCTTTCCCCCCTGGCCCCCGGGGAGGTCGACATCGTCGTAATCGCGGGACTCGGCGCGGAAACCGTGCGCGCGATCCTCGAGGAAGCGGGGGAGAAGCTTGCGACATACCGCCGTCTCCTCGTCGTGCCGACGGACGAAGCCGGTCCGCTTCGGCGCTGGTTTTACCGCCACGACATTCCTCTCATCGACGAGGAGGTCGTCTGGGACGGAGGCCGCGGGTATGAAATCCTCGTAGCCTCCCTTGCCGAGTTCGGCGATCGCACGGCGGCTCGCGCGCCGTACGATGCGCTCCTCCCCCATCCGCTTCACCTCCTGTTCGCCCTCGGGCCCCATCTCTACGTTCGCCGTCCGAAGGCGTGGTGTGCCCTGTGGAAGGTTCGGCTTTCCCGTAGGGCCGCCCGCCTCGCCTCTACGGCGCGTGCGCGAACCCCAGAGGGCGTGCGCAGGCATCGGCGCTTCCGCGCCGCCTACGATCTCCTCCGGCGCGCCCTCGGTACGGAAAACTTTTCCTGCGAGTCTTCCGATACGTGA